The DNA window GAAAAAGTTTACCGGCGATTCGTATTATAGATAGAAATTCAGCCCCCCGCCAATCACATGATAGGCAGGATCGTTCAGGGCGATCTCACTTTCAAAGAGAAGGCTCATGTTTCGGGATAAACCCACTTCAAGCCCTATTGGGACCCAGAACGGCATTTGAAGGGTGGTTTCCGTTTTTCCTTCATCGTTTGTACCTTTTATGAAGTTGATGTCTGTGTCAATTCCACCGTATAGACGGAGATCGCTTTTCAACGGGATGGTAAAGTTTAAGGTGCCGTCCAGACCAAAGTAGCCAAAATCATGAGCTCCCACGGCCAGGGATATGTTGTTGCCAAGCGCAAATTCCAGATTGGCTCCGAAATATTGTCGATCGCCGAAACCCACCTGAACACCGGCATCCAATCCGGATTTAATTCCGTATCCGGCGTGTCCGAAGAGTATTACCCCGTTAGCGCCGCCGTCAATATGGAGCGCGGGTTCAATGCCCAGTGAAAATACCCCTTTTTTAAGTGTTTGTCCGGTGTTGAATACTTGTCCATGCGCACTTGTAAAAGTAAAGGCCACAACAATCAGTAACAGCAGTTTTTTCATAATTGGTTTCATATTTGAAATTTGTTAATGGATAAGGAAGTCATTCGCTTTCCAGCTTTTCAGTCTGGTATTGTTCAATTTCCTTATGCCTCGTTTTTGTTTTAAAGAGGATCAAATATAATGGAAATCGACGATAGTTCTAACCCGAATTATTCAAGAATAATTCTGACGCTATTGAAAAACCTGGCTTTTTGCTTCAATAAATTTCGCAAAAAGCCGGTTTTTCTAATGCGGGGTTGCCTGCATCCATCCCGCAAACCATCCCGCATTCAAAAACTTTCCCGCTTACCAGCGGGATTCGTTTTTGAATAATGCAGGCTAAAAGAGACATTTTATTTTTTTATAGCTTCATCTCCTGACCCCTATAGAATTCCAGAATTTTTAACCTGAAGACGTAGTTATACTTTGCATTCGCTGCATTTGACCGGGCTCTGGAAAGCTCGTTTTTAACAATTTTATATTCTATGGCATCAATAAGTCCAACGTCATACTTTTCCTGAGTGTACTTAAAAGCTTCCTGATTGGATTCTACACTTTCCAGACTGGATTCATAGTCTTTATAGGCAGCTTCAGCTTCATTGACAGCTTTTTGAATGGTTTTGAAGAGTTCCAGTTTCTGTTCCTTAACAAAATATTCGGTATCTTTAACCAGAAGTTTGGCATTTGAGATTTGATTGTGTTTTCTCATTTTGTCAAATATAGGTATGCTGAGAACCATCTGCAGATTCAGATTCGGGTTGATGGCTTTGATCTGATCCGTATAGGAAGGTTGGGACAATTCATTATAATAGGTATAATAGGAAGTGCGGAATGATAAAGTTGGCATAAGCCGGCCTTTCATGATGTCAAAATATTTTTGTGAACTTTTAAGCTGATATTGCGCACTTTGAATAGTCGGGAAATTCTGAACGGATTTGTCGTAGATGGTATCGGCGGGTTGAATAAGTTTTCCGGCTTGAAGAACCGGATCTTCAGGTATGACTACACTGAAATTTTTTATGCTGTCAAGATTCATAAGCTGAGCCAGATCGACATAGCCCATTCTAAGAGCATTCTGAGCCCTGGTGAGTTCAACCCTTTCCCGTGCGGCCTGTGCCTTAATTTCCAGAAGTTCCCCTTTTGCTTTATTTCCTACCTTAACCTGTTCCCTGGTTTTGGTTATCTGATCCGTTGTTACATCGAGTTGTTCCTGCTTGATTTTTTTTTGTTCTGCTTGAGCAAGTACATTGAGATAATAGGTGACAATGTTGAGGGTAACGTTGTATCGGGCGGTTTCAATATTTTCAAGCTGAGCCATTAGATCATAATGGCGCATTTGTTGGGTGTTTTGTGTTTCCAGCCCACTGAAAAGATTTAAGTTTGCATTGGCCTGCATATTCTGAGACTGGAATTGCTGGTTTACATATTCGTAATTGTCTGGATTGATGGTTTTACCGAAGTTGAAACTATGAGCGCCGTTTACCGATATAGAAGGGGCCATTTCCCATTTTGATTGCCTGCGGTCGTTTCTGGCCTGATCTGCTGAAATTTTTTGTCTTTTTATATTGATGTTGTTTTCAAGAGCATAATTGATGCACTCTTCAAGTGTCCATTTCTTCTGGGCTTCAGCTTCCATTGAATGGTATCCGACGATGAATAAACCAATGCAGAGGGATAATTTTACAAATTTCATAGATATGTTTTTTAACGTTTCGAATAAGCCAGACATAAATTGTGCCGGGATTTATACTATGCTTATTATTAATCATTAATAATAAAATAAACAACCCGTTTACGAATCCCAGAGTGCACGGAAATGCAACAAATATGTTCGTTTTCGGACATTGAAAGATATTTTGGTGTTTGGTATAAAATTCCCTGGGATAAAAAAAATCAATTTTATTAAAGTGATATGTTGGCAAAAATAATTTTATAAACAAAAATTCGATACTATATTTGTAATTTGAATAATCATTAACAGCATTCTTTTTGGATCAACATTTAAAATAAATCCCCCCTATGTACAGAAAGATATGGCATAACTGTTCCCAATCCGTGGCGCAATTGAATTTTTATACCGATTCAGACATTAAAATTATGACTTTAACCGGTTTTAAAATAGGAAATTTTCTCATCACCGATGAGGGCGTCAGGAAAATTTCACCATATGATAAGGTGGAGATTAAATTTGTCGATAAAGATGGATATACCACTTTAGCCCGTAAGGTTCTGAAGAATATCGAGTTGAATAAACGTACCATTATGGGTTTGAATGATAAGTTTCTGAATTTTGTAGTCATCAACATTGGGTTTGAAAATTTTAAGAAAATTCCATCGCTGTCTCTGGGTACAGATGAAAAGATGGAAGTAGGGCTGCCAGTAGCAACAATGGGATATCATGTCAATGAAGAGAACCTTTCCATCAAACAGGGTATCATATCATCTTTCCATTACAGTGAGGATGGCAATAAATATATCCAGATCGATACTTCAATTAAGACCGGAAATGCGGGGAGTCCGTTAATTAATGTTGAAACGGGCAGTATCATTGGGGTGGTTGGTCATAAGCTCACTGAAATGTCTCAGTCATACAGGGAGCTAAAAAAAATTATGAACAACAATATTAATTTGCTTAAAAAGTATCAGGGAAAATATAATATTGAGGATATTGACCCTGTACAGGTACTGATTGCCAATCAGAATCAGATCAAATATATAACAAAAGAAATATACCGGATTGCAGATATGGGAGTAGGTTATGCCGTACCTTCAATGGATATTGCAAATTTCATAAAGGAGAATCTTATTATTGATGAGAAACGGCCTTCCGATAATCTGTTGTACGGTTTATAATGTTTTCCGTTTTAGTAGAGTCTCGTCTATAATATCCGCTGGCTGCGTCACGCTCGTTTTTCATACCAGTCAATTACATCTGGTAGAGACGTACGGCCGTACGTCTCTACATTTGGCATTTAAAACTCGCAAGCCTTGCCAGCGAACATTCTAGACGAGACTCTTTCAAATCTCTTTGACTTTATGGA is part of the Bacteroidales bacterium genome and encodes:
- a CDS encoding TolC family protein, coding for MKFVKLSLCIGLFIVGYHSMEAEAQKKWTLEECINYALENNINIKRQKISADQARNDRRQSKWEMAPSISVNGAHSFNFGKTINPDNYEYVNQQFQSQNMQANANLNLFSGLETQNTQQMRHYDLMAQLENIETARYNVTLNIVTYYLNVLAQAEQKKIKQEQLDVTTDQITKTREQVKVGNKAKGELLEIKAQAARERVELTRAQNALRMGYVDLAQLMNLDSIKNFSVVIPEDPVLQAGKLIQPADTIYDKSVQNFPTIQSAQYQLKSSQKYFDIMKGRLMPTLSFRTSYYTYYNELSQPSYTDQIKAINPNLNLQMVLSIPIFDKMRKHNQISNAKLLVKDTEYFVKEQKLELFKTIQKAVNEAEAAYKDYESSLESVESNQEAFKYTQEKYDVGLIDAIEYKIVKNELSRARSNAANAKYNYVFRLKILEFYRGQEMKL
- a CDS encoding trypsin-like peptidase domain-containing protein, with translation MYRKIWHNCSQSVAQLNFYTDSDIKIMTLTGFKIGNFLITDEGVRKISPYDKVEIKFVDKDGYTTLARKVLKNIELNKRTIMGLNDKFLNFVVINIGFENFKKIPSLSLGTDEKMEVGLPVATMGYHVNEENLSIKQGIISSFHYSEDGNKYIQIDTSIKTGNAGSPLINVETGSIIGVVGHKLTEMSQSYRELKKIMNNNINLLKKYQGKYNIEDIDPVQVLIANQNQIKYITKEIYRIADMGVGYAVPSMDIANFIKENLIIDEKRPSDNLLYGL